One Eubacteriales bacterium mix99 genomic window carries:
- a CDS encoding terpene cyclase/mutase family protein encodes MKIFMKEMKKIAAVLLIVMMLFMQFPASVFADAKVGQVKVIAENSTYSKEAGTARPVSAIIQETRAYMLSIDKAPAVGSEWFVLGLARSGMDLNDPYFATYYNNLVEYLKQNNGVLHKRKYTEYSKTILVLTAMGKDAENVGGYNLLEPLADFAGVKRQGLNGPIWALIALSSKPDYKIPKAAGDVEQTTEEKLIQFVLGRQLEDGGWALAGKKADSDMTGMALQSLAPYYRKAGYEEVTRAADRGLDCLSSIQNEAGGYGSMGVETSESSAQVLTALTALGVDPQTDARFIKNGKWLVGNLISYHVDGSGFMHVKPGGGNNGGAAAGTVDGMSTEQGFYSLVAYQRFLDGKTSLYDMSDLKADPGKEPGEPEKEPGEPEKEPGEPEKEPGEPEKEPEEPGKEPEGPGKEPGGPGKEPGGPGKESEEPGKGTEDPGKETDKPGNGGHTGDGSHTGETTPKNGVPSSGKTKSTTSGKSASRKIFPHKTAVKSISMERTVAPKSSLKKVASRDTAVKEETGTKEDIGAKQPWSFQGAEYKPEKALKGKGTKSIPAAANSEQKEHSQTLPGKFFPCLLCILGGGAAIGAGVYFRKRAKKVS; translated from the coding sequence ATGAAGATATTTATGAAAGAAATGAAGAAAATCGCGGCAGTTCTTCTTATCGTAATGATGCTGTTCATGCAGTTTCCTGCTTCGGTTTTTGCTGATGCAAAAGTCGGACAAGTTAAGGTTATTGCAGAGAATTCCACATACTCCAAAGAAGCAGGTACAGCAAGGCCGGTAAGTGCCATAATCCAGGAAACAAGGGCATATATGCTGTCAATCGACAAAGCTCCCGCCGTGGGAAGCGAGTGGTTTGTTTTGGGCCTGGCAAGAAGCGGAATGGATTTAAACGATCCTTATTTTGCAACTTATTACAATAATCTGGTGGAATATCTGAAACAGAATAATGGGGTATTGCACAAAAGAAAATACACGGAATATTCCAAAACGATTCTTGTCCTGACCGCTATGGGAAAAGACGCGGAGAATGTGGGCGGATACAATCTCCTGGAGCCCCTGGCGGACTTTGCCGGCGTAAAAAGGCAGGGATTGAACGGTCCGATCTGGGCATTGATTGCTCTCAGCTCCAAACCCGATTACAAAATTCCAAAGGCAGCCGGCGATGTGGAACAGACAACGGAAGAGAAGCTGATTCAGTTTGTTCTGGGGCGGCAGCTGGAGGACGGAGGATGGGCCCTGGCAGGCAAAAAAGCAGATTCCGACATGACGGGAATGGCTTTGCAGTCCCTGGCTCCGTATTACAGGAAAGCGGGCTATGAAGAAGTCACCCGGGCAGCGGACCGGGGCCTGGACTGCCTGAGCAGTATACAGAATGAAGCAGGAGGATACGGCAGCATGGGAGTGGAGACATCAGAGTCCAGCGCGCAGGTTCTTACCGCGCTGACTGCTCTGGGTGTGGATCCGCAAACGGATGCCCGGTTTATCAAAAATGGAAAATGGCTGGTCGGAAATCTGATCTCCTACCATGTGGATGGAAGCGGATTCATGCACGTCAAACCCGGTGGCGGGAATAACGGAGGCGCGGCGGCAGGTACCGTGGACGGCATGTCTACGGAACAGGGATTTTATTCTTTGGTGGCCTATCAGAGATTTCTGGATGGGAAAACCAGTCTGTATGATATGTCGGATTTGAAGGCAGATCCCGGAAAGGAACCAGGGGAACCCGAAAAGGAACCGGGGGAACCCGAAAAGGAACCGGGGGAACCCGAAAAGGAACCGGGGGAACCCGAAAAGGAACCGGAGGAACCCGGAAAAGAGCCGGAGGGTCCTGGAAAAGAGCCGGGGGGTCCTGGAAAAGAGCCGGGGGGTCCTGGAAAAGAATCGGAGGAACCCGGAAAAGGGACAGAAGATCCCGGAAAGGAAACGGACAAGCCGGGGAACGGAGGGCATACGGGAGACGGGAGCCACACCGGAGAAACGACCCCTAAAAACGGTGTCCCGTCATCCGGAAAGACGAAATCCACGACTTCCGGAAAGTCTGCTTCCCGGAAGATCTTCCCTCATAAAACTGCGGTGAAAAGTATTTCGATGGAAAGAACCGTTGCTCCAAAGTCCTCGCTCAAAAAGGTGGCATCCAGGGATACCGCTGTAAAAGAAGAGACAGGGACAAAGGAAGACATCGGTGCAAAGCAGCCGTGGAGTTTCCAGGGGGCAGAATATAAGCCTGAAAAGGCTTTGAAGGGGAAAGGCACAAAAAGTATCCCGGCAGCTGCGAATTCTGAACAGAAAGAACACTCTCAAACGTTGCCCGGGAAGTTTTTCCCCTGTCTGCTGTGTATTCTCGGCGGCGGCGCGGCCATCGGAGCAGGTGTTTACTTCAGGAAAAGAGCGAAAAAGGTATCATAG